The Anguilla anguilla isolate fAngAng1 chromosome 4, fAngAng1.pri, whole genome shotgun sequence genome has a window encoding:
- the LOC118224578 gene encoding probable aminopeptidase NPEPL1 isoform X1, with protein MAAVDLVFCQGDSGSDQADRTVLIVGQLSHLQSLAWSDVRDVLLPRVDNETWKTALNSLKPNPTDKCPLWLNLVTVAALPSKVSRHNTPSSAHSLTRLVQTCFSGKRNGHIVVVCEKTSVFALACAIARAFPLFSRLSGHIALDSGYRVTAEFVCVEPNKEPLDTATLMCLSRVAESIRLAARIVDSPCSEMDTEQFLQEVRAVGSELRITPVIFRGEELRKRGFGGIYRVGSAAATPPALAILSYTPSTATQTIAWVGKGIVYDTGGLLIKGKTAMPGMKRYCAGAAAVLGAFRAAVLQGFKENLHAIFCLAENSVGPKATRPDDILRLYSGKTVEIRSTDAGGRLLLADGVAYASRDLKADIILDMATLTGAQGIATGRYHAGLLTNREEWERACVAAGRSSGDLVQPLVFSPELHFSEFSSAMADMKNFDRSKAPCSCGGLFVGAQLGFDWSGAWIHVDMVFPAYSGERATGYGVALLLALFGRATDDPLLQLVSPPGPDMDGPLEDSHSPSSSPKRKKLI; from the exons atggctgcagttGATCTCGTTTTCTGTCAAGGCGACAGTGGCAGTGACCAGGCAGACAGAACTGTGCTTATTGTCGGTCAACTTAGTCATCTCCAGAGTCTGGCCTGGAGCGATGTGAGAGACGTACTTCTGCCTCGTGTCGACAATGAG actTGGAAAACCGCCCTAAATTCTTTGAAACCAAACCCAACAGACAAATGTCCCCTCTGGTTAAACTTGGTGACAGTGGCTGCCTTGCCTTCCAAAGTCAGCCGACATAACACGCCCTCTTCagcccattcactcacacgatTGGTCCAAACATGCTTCTCTGGAAAACGGAATGGTCACATTGTG GTTGTGTGTGAGAAGACATCCGTTTTTGCCTTGGCATGTGCGATCGCTAGAgccttccctctcttctcccggCTTTCTGGTCACATCGCACTCGACAGCGGTTACAGGGTCACAGctgagtttgtttgtgtggagCCAAACAAGGAACCACTCGATACAGCTACACTAATG TGCTTATCCAGGGTTGCAGAGAGTATCAGATTGGCTGCCCGAATTGTTGATTCCCCCTGCAGTGAGATGGATACTGAACAGTTTCTTCAG GAGGTCAGAGCGGTTGGATCGGAGCTGAGAATCACTCCAGTCATCTTTCGGGGAGAGGAGCTCCGCAAGAGAGGATTTGGAG GTATCTACAGAGTGGGCAGTGCAGCAGCAACACCCCCTGCCCTGGCAATTCTCAGTTACACTCCGTCCACTGCCACACAAACCATTGCCTGGGTTGGGAAGGGCATTGTGTACGACACGGGTGGCCTGCTGATCAAGGGGAAA ACTGCAATGCCGGGGATGAAGCGATActgtgctggagctgctgctgtaCTCGGGGCCTTCAGAGCAGCAGTCCTACAG ggtttcAAAGAAAATCTTCATGCCATTTTCTGCCTGGCTGAAAATTCAGTCGGTCCGAAGGCAACTAGACCCGACGACATTCTTCGGTTGTACTCAGGAAA GACCGTAGAAATCCGGAGCACGGACGCAGGGGGGCGTCTCCTTCTGGCTGACGGGGTGGCTTACGCCAGCAGAGACCTCAAAGCCGATATTATCTTGGACATGGCCACTctcacaggtgcacag GGTATCGCGACGGGCAGGTACCACGCGGGGCTGCTGACCAATCGCGAGGAGTGGGAGAGGGCATGCGTGGCCGCGGGCCGCAGCAGCGGCGACCTCGTCCAGCCGCTGGTCTTCTCCCCCGAGCTGCACTTCAGTGAGTTCTCCTCTGCTATGGCTGACATGAAGAATTTT GATCGCAGTAAGGCCCCGTGTTCCTGCGGGGGCCTGTTTGTCGGGGCTCAGCTCGGGTTCGACTGGTCAGGGGCGTGGATTCACGTGGACATGGTCTTCCCTGCATACAGT GGAGAGCGAGCTACAGGGTATGGGGTTGCCCTGCTGTTGGCTCTCTTCGGGCGGGCGACAGACGACCCCCTCCTACAGCTGGTGTCCCCCCCGGGTCCAGACATGGACGGACCCTTGGAAGACAGCCACTCTCCCAGTAGCAGCCCAAAGCGCAAGAAGCTCATCTAG
- the LOC118224578 gene encoding probable aminopeptidase NPEPL1 isoform X2 — MAAVDLVFCQGDSGSDQADRTVLIVGQLSHLQSLAWSDVRDVLLPRVDNETWKTALNSLKPNPTDKCPLWLNLVTVAALPSKVSRHNTPSSAHSLTRLVQTCFSGKRNGHIVVVCEKTSVFALACAIARAFPLFSRLSGHIALDSGYRVTAEFVCVEPNKEPLDTATLMCLSRVAESIRLAARIVDSPCSEMDTEQFLQEVRAVGSELRITPVIFRGEELRKRGFGGIYRVGSAAATPPALAILSYTPSTATQTIAWVGKGIVYDTGGLLIKGKTAMPGMKRYCAGAAAVLGAFRAAVLQGFKENLHAIFCLAENSVGPKATRPDDILRLYSGKTVEIRSTDAGGRLLLADGVAYASRDLKADIILDMATLTGAQGIATGRYHAGLLTNREEWERACVAAGRSSGDLVQPLVFSPELHFRSQ, encoded by the exons atggctgcagttGATCTCGTTTTCTGTCAAGGCGACAGTGGCAGTGACCAGGCAGACAGAACTGTGCTTATTGTCGGTCAACTTAGTCATCTCCAGAGTCTGGCCTGGAGCGATGTGAGAGACGTACTTCTGCCTCGTGTCGACAATGAG actTGGAAAACCGCCCTAAATTCTTTGAAACCAAACCCAACAGACAAATGTCCCCTCTGGTTAAACTTGGTGACAGTGGCTGCCTTGCCTTCCAAAGTCAGCCGACATAACACGCCCTCTTCagcccattcactcacacgatTGGTCCAAACATGCTTCTCTGGAAAACGGAATGGTCACATTGTG GTTGTGTGTGAGAAGACATCCGTTTTTGCCTTGGCATGTGCGATCGCTAGAgccttccctctcttctcccggCTTTCTGGTCACATCGCACTCGACAGCGGTTACAGGGTCACAGctgagtttgtttgtgtggagCCAAACAAGGAACCACTCGATACAGCTACACTAATG TGCTTATCCAGGGTTGCAGAGAGTATCAGATTGGCTGCCCGAATTGTTGATTCCCCCTGCAGTGAGATGGATACTGAACAGTTTCTTCAG GAGGTCAGAGCGGTTGGATCGGAGCTGAGAATCACTCCAGTCATCTTTCGGGGAGAGGAGCTCCGCAAGAGAGGATTTGGAG GTATCTACAGAGTGGGCAGTGCAGCAGCAACACCCCCTGCCCTGGCAATTCTCAGTTACACTCCGTCCACTGCCACACAAACCATTGCCTGGGTTGGGAAGGGCATTGTGTACGACACGGGTGGCCTGCTGATCAAGGGGAAA ACTGCAATGCCGGGGATGAAGCGATActgtgctggagctgctgctgtaCTCGGGGCCTTCAGAGCAGCAGTCCTACAG ggtttcAAAGAAAATCTTCATGCCATTTTCTGCCTGGCTGAAAATTCAGTCGGTCCGAAGGCAACTAGACCCGACGACATTCTTCGGTTGTACTCAGGAAA GACCGTAGAAATCCGGAGCACGGACGCAGGGGGGCGTCTCCTTCTGGCTGACGGGGTGGCTTACGCCAGCAGAGACCTCAAAGCCGATATTATCTTGGACATGGCCACTctcacaggtgcacag GGTATCGCGACGGGCAGGTACCACGCGGGGCTGCTGACCAATCGCGAGGAGTGGGAGAGGGCATGCGTGGCCGCGGGCCGCAGCAGCGGCGACCTCGTCCAGCCGCTGGTCTTCTCCCCCGAGCTGCACTTCA GATCGCAGTAA